A single region of the Drosophila miranda strain MSH22 chromosome 2, D.miranda_PacBio2.1, whole genome shotgun sequence genome encodes:
- the LOC108155652 gene encoding uridine diphosphate glucose pyrophosphatase NUDT14, giving the protein MENVSKIWLGPLPADSPYVKPFRMYYIQNGVEKNWDLLKVHDSVAIILYNSTRQKLVLVRQFRPAVYHGVIASEQGNFDNVDLQAFPPSIGVTLELCAGIVDKSKSWVEIAREEVLEECGFDVPVERIEEVMVYRSGVGASGAKQAMYYCEVSDADKANSGGGVDDEIIEVVELSLDEAKRMLQKGAVNNSPPSCLMGLLWFFANKAPVKV; this is encoded by the exons ATGGAAAACGTATCGAAGATCTGGTTGGGTCCGCTGCCCGCTGACTCCCCCTATGTGAAGCCATTTCGTATGTACTACATACAGAATGGCGTGGAGAAGAACTGGGACCTGCTCAAAGTGCACGATAGCGTGGCAATCATTTTGTACAACTCAACGCGGCAGAAGCTGGTGCTAGTGCGCCAGTTCCGTCCGGCGGTGTACCACGGTGTCATCGCCAGCGAGCAGGGGAACTTTGATAATGTCGACCTCCAGGCATTTCCGCCCTCAATTGGTGTGACCTTGGAGCTGTGCGCTGGGATTGTGGACAAATCGAAGAGCTGGGTTGAAATTGCACGAGAGGAGGTTCTCGAGGAGTGCGGCTTCGATGTGCCCGTGGAGCGCATCGAAGAGGTCATGGTTTATAG ATCTGGTGTGGGTGCTTCGGGTGCCAAACAGGCCATGTACTACTGCGAGGTGTCCGACGCCGATAAGGCCAACAGCGGCGGCGGTGTGGACGATGAAATTATTGAGGTCGTGGAGCTCTCCCTGGACGAGGCCAAACGCATGCTGCAGAAAGGAGCTGTGAACAACAGTCCGCCCAGCTGCCTGATGGGCCTTTTATGGTTCTTTGCCAACAAGGCACCCGTTAAGGTTTAG
- the LOC108155651 gene encoding uridine diphosphate glucose pyrophosphatase NUDT14-like, with translation MKKETHIVKVLDGVLVVLYNKSRDKLIFVRQFRAAVYQAQMSRKQPITNGDVDLQKFPPELGITLELCAGQVDKDQSLKNIAREEILEECGYDVPADSIQPIFHYRSGVGISSGAQALFYCEVCDEQRVSAGGGVDKEVIQVVELSLDEARELVKTGMTTNGGPALLVGVMWFLLNKAQKSS, from the coding sequence ATGAAGAAGGAGACGCACATTGTTAAAGTTCTTGACGGTGTCTTGGTGGTTTTATACAACAAGTCTCGGgataaattaatttttgtaCGGCAGTTTAGAGCTGCAGTTTACCAAGCTCAGATGAGCCGCAAACAGCCAATCACCAATGGGGATGTGGATCTGCAAAAGTTTCCGCCGGAGCTGGGCATTACGCTGGAGCTGTGTGCGGGCCAAGTCGATAAGGACCAGAGTCTGAAGAATATAGCACGGGAAGAGATTCTCGAGGAATGTGGCTACGATGTACCCGCCGACAGCATACAGCCGATTTTTCACTACAGATCTGGCGTGGGAATTTCAAGCGGCGCGCAGGCATTGTTCTATTGCGAGGTGTGCGATGAACAGAGAGTATCCGCGGGCGGTGGAGTAGACAAGGAGGTAATACAGGTCGTGGAGTTGTCGCTGGATGAGGCTAGGGAGCTGGTCAAAACAGGGATGACGACAAACGGCGGACCGGCGCTGCTTGTTGGCGTGATGTGGTTTCTGCTCAATAAAGCTCAAAAATCTTCGTAA
- the LOC108153976 gene encoding uncharacterized protein LOC108153976 — MAWRSAAGQGETRRRCVPFLGPLSGNVLRSSGYLFIHGQGLLAAGPAPVPPSRHHLKMERSTTGLCFSFSSNSSSICICINDRSSGGHAFSNLTSFSAAVPRPPPPNAASSPLHSSRSRGMCVHSIFSR; from the exons ATGGCGTGGCGCAGCGCGGCGGGGCAAGGTGAGACGAGACGACGCTGTGTGCCGTTTTTGGGGCCCCTGTCAGGCAACGTGTTGCGCAGCTCAGGTTACTTATTTATACACGGCCAGGGACTTTTAGCTGCCGGGCCTGCTCCTGTGCCTCCGTCGCGCCACCATCTGAAGATGGAGCGGAGCACCACCGGCCTttgcttcagcttcagctcaAACTCCAGctccatctgcatctgcatcaaCGACAGAAGTTCAGGCGGTCATG cCTTTTCAAACTTGACTTCCTTTTCGGCTGCAGTACCTCGTCCCCCCCCACCAAACGCAGCATCTTCCCCACTCCACTCTTCCCGATCCAGAGGCATGTGCGTGCATTCGATTTTCAGCAGATAA